The Calonectris borealis chromosome 13, bCalBor7.hap1.2, whole genome shotgun sequence genome contains a region encoding:
- the CHIC1 gene encoding cysteine-rich hydrophobic domain-containing protein 1 isoform X1, with protein sequence MSVLLPNMADFDTIYELEEEEEEEESEPVVRSQELPRPRDAPDPVAVRGAGHITVFGLSNKFDTEFPSVLTGKEAATSEVVASCRYGPLQEFICGQRSTFTQAQCRLALVAPEEFKTSISRVNACLRKNLPVNVKWLLCGCLCCCCTLGCSLWPVVCLNKRTRRSIQKLLEWENNRLYHKLGLHWKLSKRKCETSNMMEYVILIEFLPKYPIFRPD encoded by the exons ATGAGCGTACTACTCCCCAATATGGCGGACTTCGACACTATCTatgagctggaggaggaggaggaggaggaggagtccGAGCCTGTGGTGCGGAGCCaggagctgccccggccccgcgatGCGCCGGATCCCGTAGCGGTACGGGGCGCCGGGCACATCACCGT GTTTGGCTTGAGCAACAAGTTTGATACAGAATTTCCTTCTGTTCTGACAGGGAAG GAAGCAGCCACAAGTGAAGTTGTGGCCTCGTGTCGATATGGACCACTTCAGGAATTTATTTGTGGACAGAGGTCCACCTTCACCCAGGCACAGTGTAGACTTGCATTG GTTGCCCCAGAAGAATTCAAGACCAGTATCAGTCGTGTGAATGCCTGTTTAAGAAAGAATCTCCCTGTCAATGTAAAATGGCTGCTTTGTGGCTGTCTGTGTTGCTGCTGCACACTGGGCTGTAGCCTGTGGCCTGTAGTCTGTCTTAACAAAAGA ACTAGAAGATCAATTCAGAAGTTATTAGAATGGGAAAATAACAGACTATATCATAAG CTTGGTTTGCACTGGAAGCTGAGTAAAAGGAAATGCGAAACTAGCAATATGATGGAATAT GTAATATTAATAGAGTTCTTACCAAAATATCCCATATTTCGACCTGACTGA
- the CHIC1 gene encoding cysteine-rich hydrophobic domain-containing protein 1 isoform X6, whose protein sequence is MSVLLPNMADFDTIYELEEEEEEEESEPVVRSQELPRPRDAPDPVAVRGAGHITVFGLSNKFDTEFPSVLTGKVAPEEFKTSISRVNACLRKNLPVNVKWLLCGCLCCCCTLGCSLWPVVCLNKRLGLHWKLSKRKCETSNMMEYVILIEFLPKYPIFRPD, encoded by the exons ATGAGCGTACTACTCCCCAATATGGCGGACTTCGACACTATCTatgagctggaggaggaggaggaggaggaggagtccGAGCCTGTGGTGCGGAGCCaggagctgccccggccccgcgatGCGCCGGATCCCGTAGCGGTACGGGGCGCCGGGCACATCACCGT GTTTGGCTTGAGCAACAAGTTTGATACAGAATTTCCTTCTGTTCTGACAGGGAAG GTTGCCCCAGAAGAATTCAAGACCAGTATCAGTCGTGTGAATGCCTGTTTAAGAAAGAATCTCCCTGTCAATGTAAAATGGCTGCTTTGTGGCTGTCTGTGTTGCTGCTGCACACTGGGCTGTAGCCTGTGGCCTGTAGTCTGTCTTAACAAAAGA CTTGGTTTGCACTGGAAGCTGAGTAAAAGGAAATGCGAAACTAGCAATATGATGGAATAT GTAATATTAATAGAGTTCTTACCAAAATATCCCATATTTCGACCTGACTGA
- the CHIC1 gene encoding cysteine-rich hydrophobic domain-containing protein 1 isoform X5: protein MSVLLPNMADFDTIYELEEEEEEEESEPVVRSQELPRPRDAPDPVAVRGAGHITVFGLSNKFDTEFPSVLTGKEAATSEVVASCRYGPLQEFICGQRSTFTQAQCRLALVAPEEFKTSISRVNACLRKNLPVNVKWLLCGCLCCCCTLGCSLWPVVCLNKRF, encoded by the exons ATGAGCGTACTACTCCCCAATATGGCGGACTTCGACACTATCTatgagctggaggaggaggaggaggaggaggagtccGAGCCTGTGGTGCGGAGCCaggagctgccccggccccgcgatGCGCCGGATCCCGTAGCGGTACGGGGCGCCGGGCACATCACCGT GTTTGGCTTGAGCAACAAGTTTGATACAGAATTTCCTTCTGTTCTGACAGGGAAG GAAGCAGCCACAAGTGAAGTTGTGGCCTCGTGTCGATATGGACCACTTCAGGAATTTATTTGTGGACAGAGGTCCACCTTCACCCAGGCACAGTGTAGACTTGCATTG GTTGCCCCAGAAGAATTCAAGACCAGTATCAGTCGTGTGAATGCCTGTTTAAGAAAGAATCTCCCTGTCAATGTAAAATGGCTGCTTTGTGGCTGTCTGTGTTGCTGCTGCACACTGGGCTGTAGCCTGTGGCCTGTAGTCTGTCTTAACAAAAGA TTTTGA
- the CHIC1 gene encoding cysteine-rich hydrophobic domain-containing protein 1 isoform X4 produces MSVLLPNMADFDTIYELEEEEEEEESEPVVRSQELPRPRDAPDPVAVRGAGHITVFGLSNKFDTEFPSVLTGKVAPEEFKTSISRVNACLRKNLPVNVKWLLCGCLCCCCTLGCSLWPVVCLNKRTRRSIQKLLEWENNRLYHKLGLHWKLSKRKCETSNMMEYVILIEFLPKYPIFRPD; encoded by the exons ATGAGCGTACTACTCCCCAATATGGCGGACTTCGACACTATCTatgagctggaggaggaggaggaggaggaggagtccGAGCCTGTGGTGCGGAGCCaggagctgccccggccccgcgatGCGCCGGATCCCGTAGCGGTACGGGGCGCCGGGCACATCACCGT GTTTGGCTTGAGCAACAAGTTTGATACAGAATTTCCTTCTGTTCTGACAGGGAAG GTTGCCCCAGAAGAATTCAAGACCAGTATCAGTCGTGTGAATGCCTGTTTAAGAAAGAATCTCCCTGTCAATGTAAAATGGCTGCTTTGTGGCTGTCTGTGTTGCTGCTGCACACTGGGCTGTAGCCTGTGGCCTGTAGTCTGTCTTAACAAAAGA ACTAGAAGATCAATTCAGAAGTTATTAGAATGGGAAAATAACAGACTATATCATAAG CTTGGTTTGCACTGGAAGCTGAGTAAAAGGAAATGCGAAACTAGCAATATGATGGAATAT GTAATATTAATAGAGTTCTTACCAAAATATCCCATATTTCGACCTGACTGA
- the CHIC1 gene encoding cysteine-rich hydrophobic domain-containing protein 1 isoform X3 → MSVLLPNMADFDTIYELEEEEEEEESEPVVRSQELPRPRDAPDPVAVRGAGHITVFGLSNKFDTEFPSVLTGKEAATSEVVASCRYGPLQEFICGQRSTFTQAQCRLALVAPEEFKTSISRVNACLRKNLPVNVKWLLCGCLCCCCTLGCSLWPVVCLNKRLGLHWKLSKRKCETSNMMEYVILIEFLPKYPIFRPD, encoded by the exons ATGAGCGTACTACTCCCCAATATGGCGGACTTCGACACTATCTatgagctggaggaggaggaggaggaggaggagtccGAGCCTGTGGTGCGGAGCCaggagctgccccggccccgcgatGCGCCGGATCCCGTAGCGGTACGGGGCGCCGGGCACATCACCGT GTTTGGCTTGAGCAACAAGTTTGATACAGAATTTCCTTCTGTTCTGACAGGGAAG GAAGCAGCCACAAGTGAAGTTGTGGCCTCGTGTCGATATGGACCACTTCAGGAATTTATTTGTGGACAGAGGTCCACCTTCACCCAGGCACAGTGTAGACTTGCATTG GTTGCCCCAGAAGAATTCAAGACCAGTATCAGTCGTGTGAATGCCTGTTTAAGAAAGAATCTCCCTGTCAATGTAAAATGGCTGCTTTGTGGCTGTCTGTGTTGCTGCTGCACACTGGGCTGTAGCCTGTGGCCTGTAGTCTGTCTTAACAAAAGA CTTGGTTTGCACTGGAAGCTGAGTAAAAGGAAATGCGAAACTAGCAATATGATGGAATAT GTAATATTAATAGAGTTCTTACCAAAATATCCCATATTTCGACCTGACTGA
- the CHIC1 gene encoding cysteine-rich hydrophobic domain-containing protein 1 isoform X2: MSVLLPNMADFDTIYELEEEEEEEESEPVVRSQELPRPRDAPDPVAVRGAGHITVFGLSNKFDTEFPSVLTGKEAATSEVVASCRYGPLQEFICGQRSTFTQAQCRLALVAPEEFKTSISRVNACLRKNLPVNVKWLLCGCLCCCCTLGCSLWPVVCLNKRTRRSIQKLLEWENNRLYHKLGLHWKLSKRKCETSNMMEYIILKCL; encoded by the exons ATGAGCGTACTACTCCCCAATATGGCGGACTTCGACACTATCTatgagctggaggaggaggaggaggaggaggagtccGAGCCTGTGGTGCGGAGCCaggagctgccccggccccgcgatGCGCCGGATCCCGTAGCGGTACGGGGCGCCGGGCACATCACCGT GTTTGGCTTGAGCAACAAGTTTGATACAGAATTTCCTTCTGTTCTGACAGGGAAG GAAGCAGCCACAAGTGAAGTTGTGGCCTCGTGTCGATATGGACCACTTCAGGAATTTATTTGTGGACAGAGGTCCACCTTCACCCAGGCACAGTGTAGACTTGCATTG GTTGCCCCAGAAGAATTCAAGACCAGTATCAGTCGTGTGAATGCCTGTTTAAGAAAGAATCTCCCTGTCAATGTAAAATGGCTGCTTTGTGGCTGTCTGTGTTGCTGCTGCACACTGGGCTGTAGCCTGTGGCCTGTAGTCTGTCTTAACAAAAGA ACTAGAAGATCAATTCAGAAGTTATTAGAATGGGAAAATAACAGACTATATCATAAG CTTGGTTTGCACTGGAAGCTGAGTAAAAGGAAATGCGAAACTAGCAATATGATGGAATAT